In Nicotiana tabacum cultivar K326 chromosome 21, ASM71507v2, whole genome shotgun sequence, one DNA window encodes the following:
- the LOC107765790 gene encoding histone-lysine N-methyltransferase CLF isoform X1 — protein MSSVSDDSPSDCISQPLNDLPNVPPEEATVEPEEVLSVINSLKEKVASERAEYIKKRVDGNTQKLENLTKDLYNLATERKSLEIFGADRTVDLLSKRQKDAIDMQNGIDTNNGDDDSNSSEDDGYATSAILLGSSIAVKNAVRPIKLPEEKRIPPYTTWIFLDRNQRMTEDQSVVGRRRIYYDQNGGETLICSDSDEEVLEEEEEKKVFAESEDYMLRMTIKEVGLSDSVLELLGQCLSRKPSEVKARYEDLVKKDNAGSSKNEYTESSLDLYLAKDLDAALDSFDNLFCRRCLVFDCRLHGCSQDLIFPAEKQLPWYCSNADMEPCGPNCYNLAIKFESNATTMICPQSATHGKKSVLPSDVANNTQMPSRKHVSRRSKSSQGEGAPSNAKNTSESSDSEIRPINNVTPNEHSSSPLKSKSASKDGSNKRNSKRIAEHVLVAIKKRQKKMTALESDSVASGSLGSKDLNLHCISQKENEDVSPSSQKTQCNSAKRSRRKNSPVLDSKSSLQGEAFGCQLLEATSDKPVTNYDDSSRKNEYVGESNCKQEIDSAKSWRPIEKALFEKGLEMFGRNSCLIARNLMNGLKTCWEVFQYMNNSGNKLFSGACDGMNGGLEGGSNDGQEIMGNEPRRRSKFLRRRGRVRRLKYTWKSAGYHAIRKRISERKDQPCRQFNPCGCQGPCGKECPCIVNGTCCEKYCGCPKSCKNRFRGCHCAKSQCRSRQCPCFAAGRECDPDVCRNCWISCGDGTLGVPPQRGDSHECRNMKLLLKQQQKVLLGRSDVSGWGAFLKNTVGKHEYLGEYTGELISHREADKRGKIYDRENSSFLFNLNDQFVLDAHRKGDKLKFANHSPVPNCYAKVMMVAGDHRVGIFANERICAGEELFYDYRYEPDSAPAWARKPEASGTRKEDAAPSSGRARKHT, from the exons AATGTGCCACCTGAAGAAGCAACTGTAGAACCTGAGGAAGTATTATCAGTTATTAATTCTTTGAAGGAAAAAGTTGCTTCTGAACGTGCTGAGTATATAAAG AAAAGGGTAGACGGAAATACACAAAAGTTGGAGAATCTGACAAAGGATCTTTACAATTTGGCAACAGAGAGAAAATCTCTTGAGATCTTTGGTGCTGACAGAACAGTTGATCTACTATCGAAAAGGCAGAAGGATGCAATTGATATGCAAAATGGCATTGATACCAATAATGGAGATGATGATAGCAATAGCTCTGAAGATGACGGATACGCCACTTCTGCAATTCTTTTAGGATCAAGTATTGCAGTCAAGAACGCCGTACGTCCCATTAAACTTCCAGAAGAGAAAAGAATACCTCCATATACTACATGGATTTTCTTGGATAG AAATCAGAGAATGACTGAGGATCAATCTGTGGTTGGTCGTAGAAGAATTTATTATGACCAGAATGGTGGAGAAACTTTAATTTGTAGTGATAGTGATGAAGAAgtacttgaagaagaagaagaaaagaaggtgtTTGCAGAGTCCGAAGATTATATGCTGCG AATGACGATCAAAGAAGTTGGCTTGTCCGACAGTGTGTTGGAATTGCTAGGACAGTGCTTGTCTAGAAAACCTAGTGAAGTGAAG GCGAGATATGAAGATCTTGTTAAGAAAGATAATGCAGGCTCTTCAAAGAATGAGTACACGGAAAGTTCTTTAGATTTATATCTTGCCAAAGATCTTGATGCCGCTCTGGATTCTTTTGATAATCTATTTTGTCGTCGATGTCTT GTCTTTGATTGTAGATTACATGGATGTTCACAGGATCTTATTTTTCCT GCTGAAAAACAACTACCATGGTACTGCTCTAATGCAGATATGGAGCCCTGTGGTCCAAATTGCTACAATCTG GCTATAAAGTTCGAAAGTAATGCTACTACAATGATCTGTCCTCAGAGCGCTACTCATGGCAAAAAATCTGTCCTGCCATCTGACGTTGCTAATAATACTCAGATGCCAAGTAGGAAGCATGTGTCGAGAAGATCAAAGTCTTCACAAGGTGAAGGTGCTCCATCAAATGCGAAAAACACCTCGGAGAGCAGTGATTCAGAGATtagacccataaataatgtcactCCTAATGAGCACTCTTCATCTCCATTGAAAAGCAAATCTGCCAGTAAAGATGGGAGCAACAAAAGGAACAGCAAGCGAATAGCTGAACATGTTCTAGTTGCCATTAAGAAAAGGCAGAAGAAAATGACAGCTTTAGAATCCGACTCTGTTGCAAGTGGAAGTCTAGGTTCCAAAGATTTGAATCTTCATTGTATTTCACAGAAGGAAAATGAAGATGTGAGTCCATCTTCACAAAAAACACAATGTAATAGTGCTAAAAGGTCCAGGAGGAAAAACTCTCCAGTTTTGGACAGTAAAAGTTCTTTGCAAGGAGAGGCTTTTGGTTGCCAATTGCTGGAAGCTACCAGTGACAAACCTGTGACAAATTATGATGACTCGTCGAGGAAAAATGAATATGTGGGTGAGAGTAACTGCAAACAAGAAATAGATAGTGCTAAATCTTGGAGACCCATTGAAAAGGCTCTCTTTGAAAAGGGTCTAGAAATGTTTGGTAGAAACAG CTGTTTGATAGCTCGAAATCTCATGAATGGTTTGAAGACATGCTGGGAGGTTTTCCAGTATATGAACAATTCCGGGAATAAGCTATTCTCAGGAGCATGTGATGGGATGAATGGCGGTCTTGAAGGTGGTTCCAACGATGGTCAGGAAATCATG GGTAATGAACCTCGAAGAAGATCCAAATTTTTACGTAGAAGAGGCAGAGTTCGCCGTTTAAAATACACATGGAAATCTGCTGGATATCATGCAATTAGGAAACGGATTTCTGAGAGGAAGGATCAACCCTGTCGGCAGTTTAATCCATGTGGCTGTCAAGGCCCTTGTGGAAAAGAGTGTCCCTGCATTGTAAATGGGACCTGCTGCGAAAAATACTGTGG ATGCCCAAAGAGTTGCAAAAATAGGTTTCGTGGTTGTCATTGTGCCAAAAGTCAATGTAGAAGCCGTCAATGCCCTTGCTTTGCTGCAGGCAGGGAATGTGATCCTGATGTTTGTCGAAATTGTTGGATCAG TTGTGGTGATGGTACTCTTGGGGTTCCTCCGCAAAGAGGTGATAGTCATGAATGCAGGAATATGAAGCTACTTCTCAAACAGCAACAAAAG GTTCTTCTTGGTAGATCTGATGTTTCTGGCTGGGGAGCTTTCTTGAAG AATACTGTTGGAAAGCATGAATACCTTGGGGAGTACACAGGTGAATTAATTTCACACCGTGAAGCTGACAAGCGCGGAAAGATTTATGATCGTGAAAATTCTTCATTTCTATTCAATCTAAATGATCAG TTTGTGCTTGATGCTCATCGGAAGGGCGATAAACTAAAATTTGCAAATCATTCTCCTGTTCCAAATTGCTATGCTAAG GTCATGATGGTGGCTGGAGATCACAGAGTTGGTATCTTTGCCAATGAAAGAATTTGCGCTGGAGAAGAACTCTTTTATGATTATCGTTATGAGCCAGACAGTGCACCCGCGTGGGCGAGGAAGCCTGAGGCATCTGGTACTAGGAAAGAGGATGCTGCTCCTTCCAGTGGTCGTGCGAGGAAACATACATAA
- the LOC107765790 gene encoding histone-lysine N-methyltransferase CLF isoform X2, with protein sequence MVIEDSYGEWLNVPPEEATVEPEEVLSVINSLKEKVASERAEYIKKRVDGNTQKLENLTKDLYNLATERKSLEIFGADRTVDLLSKRQKDAIDMQNGIDTNNGDDDSNSSEDDGYATSAILLGSSIAVKNAVRPIKLPEEKRIPPYTTWIFLDRNQRMTEDQSVVGRRRIYYDQNGGETLICSDSDEEVLEEEEEKKVFAESEDYMLRMTIKEVGLSDSVLELLGQCLSRKPSEVKARYEDLVKKDNAGSSKNEYTESSLDLYLAKDLDAALDSFDNLFCRRCLVFDCRLHGCSQDLIFPAEKQLPWYCSNADMEPCGPNCYNLAIKFESNATTMICPQSATHGKKSVLPSDVANNTQMPSRKHVSRRSKSSQGEGAPSNAKNTSESSDSEIRPINNVTPNEHSSSPLKSKSASKDGSNKRNSKRIAEHVLVAIKKRQKKMTALESDSVASGSLGSKDLNLHCISQKENEDVSPSSQKTQCNSAKRSRRKNSPVLDSKSSLQGEAFGCQLLEATSDKPVTNYDDSSRKNEYVGESNCKQEIDSAKSWRPIEKALFEKGLEMFGRNSCLIARNLMNGLKTCWEVFQYMNNSGNKLFSGACDGMNGGLEGGSNDGQEIMGNEPRRRSKFLRRRGRVRRLKYTWKSAGYHAIRKRISERKDQPCRQFNPCGCQGPCGKECPCIVNGTCCEKYCGCPKSCKNRFRGCHCAKSQCRSRQCPCFAAGRECDPDVCRNCWISCGDGTLGVPPQRGDSHECRNMKLLLKQQQKVLLGRSDVSGWGAFLKNTVGKHEYLGEYTGELISHREADKRGKIYDRENSSFLFNLNDQFVLDAHRKGDKLKFANHSPVPNCYAKVMMVAGDHRVGIFANERICAGEELFYDYRYEPDSAPAWARKPEASGTRKEDAAPSSGRARKHT encoded by the exons ATGGTTATTGAAGATTCATATGGCGAATGGCTG AATGTGCCACCTGAAGAAGCAACTGTAGAACCTGAGGAAGTATTATCAGTTATTAATTCTTTGAAGGAAAAAGTTGCTTCTGAACGTGCTGAGTATATAAAG AAAAGGGTAGACGGAAATACACAAAAGTTGGAGAATCTGACAAAGGATCTTTACAATTTGGCAACAGAGAGAAAATCTCTTGAGATCTTTGGTGCTGACAGAACAGTTGATCTACTATCGAAAAGGCAGAAGGATGCAATTGATATGCAAAATGGCATTGATACCAATAATGGAGATGATGATAGCAATAGCTCTGAAGATGACGGATACGCCACTTCTGCAATTCTTTTAGGATCAAGTATTGCAGTCAAGAACGCCGTACGTCCCATTAAACTTCCAGAAGAGAAAAGAATACCTCCATATACTACATGGATTTTCTTGGATAG AAATCAGAGAATGACTGAGGATCAATCTGTGGTTGGTCGTAGAAGAATTTATTATGACCAGAATGGTGGAGAAACTTTAATTTGTAGTGATAGTGATGAAGAAgtacttgaagaagaagaagaaaagaaggtgtTTGCAGAGTCCGAAGATTATATGCTGCG AATGACGATCAAAGAAGTTGGCTTGTCCGACAGTGTGTTGGAATTGCTAGGACAGTGCTTGTCTAGAAAACCTAGTGAAGTGAAG GCGAGATATGAAGATCTTGTTAAGAAAGATAATGCAGGCTCTTCAAAGAATGAGTACACGGAAAGTTCTTTAGATTTATATCTTGCCAAAGATCTTGATGCCGCTCTGGATTCTTTTGATAATCTATTTTGTCGTCGATGTCTT GTCTTTGATTGTAGATTACATGGATGTTCACAGGATCTTATTTTTCCT GCTGAAAAACAACTACCATGGTACTGCTCTAATGCAGATATGGAGCCCTGTGGTCCAAATTGCTACAATCTG GCTATAAAGTTCGAAAGTAATGCTACTACAATGATCTGTCCTCAGAGCGCTACTCATGGCAAAAAATCTGTCCTGCCATCTGACGTTGCTAATAATACTCAGATGCCAAGTAGGAAGCATGTGTCGAGAAGATCAAAGTCTTCACAAGGTGAAGGTGCTCCATCAAATGCGAAAAACACCTCGGAGAGCAGTGATTCAGAGATtagacccataaataatgtcactCCTAATGAGCACTCTTCATCTCCATTGAAAAGCAAATCTGCCAGTAAAGATGGGAGCAACAAAAGGAACAGCAAGCGAATAGCTGAACATGTTCTAGTTGCCATTAAGAAAAGGCAGAAGAAAATGACAGCTTTAGAATCCGACTCTGTTGCAAGTGGAAGTCTAGGTTCCAAAGATTTGAATCTTCATTGTATTTCACAGAAGGAAAATGAAGATGTGAGTCCATCTTCACAAAAAACACAATGTAATAGTGCTAAAAGGTCCAGGAGGAAAAACTCTCCAGTTTTGGACAGTAAAAGTTCTTTGCAAGGAGAGGCTTTTGGTTGCCAATTGCTGGAAGCTACCAGTGACAAACCTGTGACAAATTATGATGACTCGTCGAGGAAAAATGAATATGTGGGTGAGAGTAACTGCAAACAAGAAATAGATAGTGCTAAATCTTGGAGACCCATTGAAAAGGCTCTCTTTGAAAAGGGTCTAGAAATGTTTGGTAGAAACAG CTGTTTGATAGCTCGAAATCTCATGAATGGTTTGAAGACATGCTGGGAGGTTTTCCAGTATATGAACAATTCCGGGAATAAGCTATTCTCAGGAGCATGTGATGGGATGAATGGCGGTCTTGAAGGTGGTTCCAACGATGGTCAGGAAATCATG GGTAATGAACCTCGAAGAAGATCCAAATTTTTACGTAGAAGAGGCAGAGTTCGCCGTTTAAAATACACATGGAAATCTGCTGGATATCATGCAATTAGGAAACGGATTTCTGAGAGGAAGGATCAACCCTGTCGGCAGTTTAATCCATGTGGCTGTCAAGGCCCTTGTGGAAAAGAGTGTCCCTGCATTGTAAATGGGACCTGCTGCGAAAAATACTGTGG ATGCCCAAAGAGTTGCAAAAATAGGTTTCGTGGTTGTCATTGTGCCAAAAGTCAATGTAGAAGCCGTCAATGCCCTTGCTTTGCTGCAGGCAGGGAATGTGATCCTGATGTTTGTCGAAATTGTTGGATCAG TTGTGGTGATGGTACTCTTGGGGTTCCTCCGCAAAGAGGTGATAGTCATGAATGCAGGAATATGAAGCTACTTCTCAAACAGCAACAAAAG GTTCTTCTTGGTAGATCTGATGTTTCTGGCTGGGGAGCTTTCTTGAAG AATACTGTTGGAAAGCATGAATACCTTGGGGAGTACACAGGTGAATTAATTTCACACCGTGAAGCTGACAAGCGCGGAAAGATTTATGATCGTGAAAATTCTTCATTTCTATTCAATCTAAATGATCAG TTTGTGCTTGATGCTCATCGGAAGGGCGATAAACTAAAATTTGCAAATCATTCTCCTGTTCCAAATTGCTATGCTAAG GTCATGATGGTGGCTGGAGATCACAGAGTTGGTATCTTTGCCAATGAAAGAATTTGCGCTGGAGAAGAACTCTTTTATGATTATCGTTATGAGCCAGACAGTGCACCCGCGTGGGCGAGGAAGCCTGAGGCATCTGGTACTAGGAAAGAGGATGCTGCTCCTTCCAGTGGTCGTGCGAGGAAACATACATAA
- the LOC107765791 gene encoding putative phosphoribosylformylglycinamidine synthase, chloroplastic/mitochondrial produces the protein MATSAWDITATEFLQGFDRQKLALPRHSSKQTNRLLWGTLPRQSPLKYSHKNLSLRSHIPAKIRAVVSRDIKSVVDEDVQVAEKVMHLYRVPFLQDSATAELLKLVQTKVSNQIIGLKTEQCFNIGLNSDISSEKLFVLKWVLGETYEPENLGSESFLDEEKRKIPDAYIIEVGPRLSFTTAWSANAVSICQACGLTEINRMERSRRYLLYVDGSLLDSQINEFASMVHDRMTECVYVEKLTSFKTSIVPEEVRYIPVIERGRKALEEINEKMGLAFDEQDLQYYIKLFRDDMKRNPTNVELFDIAQSNSEHSRHWFFTGKLVIDGQPVDKTLMQIVKSTLLANPNNSVIGFKDNSSAIKGFRVKQLRPIKPGSACFLVMITSDLAILFTAETHNFPCAVAPYPGAETGAGGRIRDTHATGRGSFVVASTAGYCVGNLHIEGSYAPWEDPSFTYPANLASPLQILIDASNGASDYGNKFGEPLIQGYCRTFGMRLPSGERREWLKPIMFSAGIGQIDHLHLSKGEPEIGMLVVKIGGPAYRIGMGGGAASSMVSGQNDAELDFNAVQRGDAEMAQKLYRVVRACIEIGDNNPIISIHDQGAGGNCNVVKEIIHPQGAKIDIRAIVVGDHTMSVLEIWGAEYQEQDAILVKPESRDLLQAICARERVSMAVIGTINGEGRIVLEDSVAIEKSRSSGLPPPPPAVDLELEKVLGDMPKKTFEFRRMNNLREPLDIAPATTVLDSLKRVLRLPSVCSKRFLTTKVDRCVTGLVAQQQTVGPLQIPLADVAVIAQTYTDLTGGACSIGEQPIKGLLDPKAMARLAVGEALTNLVWAKVTSLSDVKASGNWMYAAKLDGEGAAMYDAAVALSEAMIELGIAIDGGKDSLSMAAHSSGELVKAPGNLVISTYVTCPDITKTVTPDLKLGDDGVLLHIDLAKGKRRLGGSALAQVFDQIGDESPDLDDTSYLKTVFNEVQNLISDELISAGHDISDGGLLVNALEMAFAGNCGIRLDLTSLGSSVPQTLFAEELGLLIEVSRKNLDLVLEKLRSGAVSANIIAQVTSSPIVELTVDGVTHLNEKTSVLRDMWEETSFQLEKLQRLASCVELEKEGLKNRHEPSWKLSFTPTFTDDKYMTVVSKPKVAIIREEGSNGDREMAAAFYAAGFEPWDVAMSDLLNGVITLDEFRGIVFVGGFSYADVLDSAKGWAASIRFNQPLLNQFQAFYNRPDTFSLGVCNGCQLMALLGWVPGPQVGGVFGAGGDPSQPRFVHNESGRFECRFTSVTIEESPAIMFKGMEGSTLGVWAAHGEGRAYFPDDNVFNHIVGSNLAPVKYCDDDGRPTDIYPFNLNGSPLGVAAICSPDGRHLAIMPHPERCFLMWQFPWYPKNWDVEKKGPSPWLRMFQNAREWCS, from the exons ATGGCAACATCTGCTTGGGACATCACTGCAACAGAATTCTTACAG GGTTTTGATAGACAAAAGCTAGCATTACCCCGACATTCCAGTAAGCAGACGAATCGTTTGCTTTGGGGTACACTTCCAAGACAAAGCCCTCTTAAGTATTCACATAAGAATTTGAGTTTAAGGTCTCATATTCCGGCGAAGATTAGAGCTGTGGTCTCGAGGGATATCAAGAGCGTCGTTGATGAAGATGTTCAGGTTGCTGAGAAGGTGATGCATTTATATCGTGTTCCGTTTCTACAGGACAGTGCCACTGCTGAGCTTCTCAAGTTGGTTCAAACAAAGGTCTCTAATCAGATAATTGGCTTGAAAACAGAACAGTGTTTCAATATCGGGCTCAATTCAGATATTTCAAGTGAGAAACTTTTTGTGCTTAAATGGGTTTTAGGAGAAACTTATGAACCTGAGAACTTGGGAAGCGAGAGTTTCCTCGATGAGGAGAAGAGGAAAATTCCAGATGCATATATCATTGAAGTTGGTCCACGGTTATCTTTCACTACGGCGTGGTCCGCTAATGCAGTGTCCATTTGCCAAGCATGCGGATTAACAGAGATAAATAGAATGGAGCGTTCTAGGAGGTATTTATTATATGTTGACGGGTCACTTCTGGATAGTCAAATTAATGAGTTTGCTTCTATGGTTCATGATCGGATGACTGAGTGTGTTTATGTTGAGAAGCTTACTTCTTTCAAGACAAGCATAGTTCCAGAGGAGGTTCGATATATACCCGTCATAGAAAGGGGTCGAAAGGCATTGGAGGAAATTAATGAGAAAATGGGGTTGGCTTTTGATGAGCAAGACTTACAGTACTACATCAAACTTTTCAGGGATGACATGAAGCGAAACCCAACGAATGTGGAATTATTTGATATTGCTCAATCTAATAGCGAACATAGTAGGCACTGGTTCTTTACAGGGAAACTTGTTATAGATGGTCAACCTGTGGATAAGACTCTTATGCAGATCGTCAAGAGCACTTTGCTTGCAAATCCAAACAATTCGGTTATtggtttcaaagataattccagcGCTATCAAGGGGTTCCGAGTGAAGCAATTGCGACCTATCAAGCCTGGTTCGGCATGCTTCTTGGTCATGATTACCAGTGACCTAGCTATCTTGTTTACTGCAGAAACCCACAATTTCCCTTGTGCTGTGGCACCTTATCCTGGTGCTGAGACAGGTGCAGGCGGCCGTATCCGGGATACCCATGCTACGGGAAGGGGTTCTTTTGTTGTTGCATCTACAGCTGGATATTGTGTTGGAAATCTTCATATTGAAGGTTCATATGCTCCTTGGGAAGATCCTTCTTTCACATACCCAGCAAATTTGGCTTCACCGCTGCAGATCCTTATTGATGCTAGTAATGGAGCATCGGACTATGGGAACAAATTCGGGGAGCCTTTGATTCAGGGTTATTGTCGAACGTTTGGAATGAGACTGCCAAGTGGTGAGAGGAGGGAATGGTTGAAGCCGATCATGTTTAGTGCTGGCATTGGGCAAATAGATCACCTTCACTTATCAAAGGGAGAACCCGAGATTGGTATGTTGGTAGTTAAGATTGGAGGACCAGCATATCGTATTGGAATGGGAGGTGGCGCTGCATCCAGCATGGTCAGTGGACAGAATGATGCTGAGCTTGACTTCAACGCCGTGCAGCGTGGAGATGCTGAGATGGCACAGAAGTTGTATCGGGTTGTTCGTGCTTGCATTGAGATAGGGGACAACAACCCGATCATAAGTATTCATGATCAGGGTGCTGGTGGAAACTGTAATGTTGTGAAGGAAATAATACATCCACAGGGCGCCAAAATTGATATAAGGGCAATTGTAGTTGGCGATCACACGATGTCTGTTCTGGAAATTTGGGGTGCAGAATATCAGGAGCAAGATGCTATACTAGTGAAGCCTGAAAGTCGTGATCTTTTGCAAGCAATATGTGCGAGGGAAAGAGTTTCCATGGCTGTTATTGGAACAATTAATGGTGAAGGGCGTATTGTCCTGGAGGATAGCGTGGCAATTGAAAAATCCAG GTCTAGTGGATTGCCTCCTCCTCCACCTGCAGTGGATCTTGAGCTTGAGAAGGTGCTTGGCGATATGCCTAAAAAGACATTTGAATTCCGTCGCATGAACAATCTGCGTGAACCACTTGATATTGCTCCTGCAACAACAGTTTTAGATTCATTGAAGAGGGTCCTGAGGCTCCCTTCTGTTTGTTCGAAAAGGTTCTTGACCACTAAAGTTGACAGGTGTGTCACAGGCCTTGTGGCACAGCAACAAACTGTGGGTCCCCTGCAGATTCCTCTTGCTGATGTTGCTGTTATAGCTCAAACTTATACAGACTTAACTGGAGGTGCATGCTCAATTGGGGAGCAGCCAATAAAAGGTCTTTTGGATCCAAAAGCAATGGCACGGCTGGCTGTCGGAGAAGCACTCACAAATCTTGTTTGGGCGAAAGTTAcatctctttctgatgttaaaGCAAGTGGGAATTGGATGTATGCTGCAAAGCTAGATGGTGAAGGAGCTGCAATGTATGACGCTGCTGTTGCTCTTTCTGAAGCTATGATTGAACTTGGAATTGCAATTGACGGGGGGAAAGACAGCCTTTCCATGGCAGCCCACTCGTCTGGGGAACTTGTTAAAGCCCCAGGGAATCTAGTCATCAGTACCTATGTGACGTGTCCTGATATAACCAAGACAGTTACTCCAGACTTGAAgcttggagatgatggtgtactGCTTCATATTGACTTGGCTAAAGGAAAACGACGACTTGGTGGATCTGCTCTTGCACAGGTTTTTGATCAAATTGGGGATGAAAGTCCTGATCTGGATGACACATCTTATCTTAAGACTGTTTTTAATGAGGTTCAGAATCTAATCTCTGATGAGCTGATATCTGCTGGTCATGATATCAGTGATGGGGGACTTTTAGTGAATGCCCTGGAAATGGCATTCGCAGGGAACTGTGGCATTCGCTTGGATTTAACTTCTTTAGGGAGTAGTGTACCCCAAACACTTTTTGCAGAGGAGCTTGGCCTTCTCATTGAAGTTAGCAGGAAGAACTTGGACTTAGTTCTGGAAAAGCTCCGCAGTGGTGCTGTTTCAGCTAATATTATTGCTCAAGTTACTTCATCTCCAATAGTTGAGTTGACAGTTGACGGGGTTACTCATTTGAATGAGAAAACTTCTGTGCTGAGGGATATGTGGGAAGAAACCAGCTTTCAATTGGAAAAGCTCCAAAGACTGGCTTCGTGTGTAGAATTAGAAAAAGAAGGATTGAAGAATCGGCATGAACCATCCTGGAAACTATCCTTCACACCAACATTTACTGATGATAAATATATGACTGTCGTTTCCAAGCCAAAGGTCGCAATTATTCGCGAGGAAGGCAGCAATGGTGATAGAGAAATGGCTGCAGCTTTTTATGCTGCTGGATTTGAGCCATGGGATGTTGCAATGTCAGACCTTCTCAATGGAGTCATCACGCTTGATGAATTTAGAGGAATTGTGTTTGTTGGAGGTTTTAGTTATGCTGACGTGCTTGATTCTGCAAAAGGCTGGGCAGCGTCCATTCGCTTTAATCAACCTCTTTTAAACCAATTTCAGGCATTTTATAACCGTCCAGACACTTTCAGCCTCGGAGTTTGCAACGGGTGCCAACTTATGGCTCTGTTGGGTTGGGTTCCGGGGCCCCAAGTGGGAGGTGTTTTCGGTGCCGGCGGGGACCCATCACAGCCTAGGTTTGTACATAATGAGTCTGGAAGGTTTGAATGCCGCTTCACGAGTGTGACAATAGAAGAATCACCGGCCATAATGTTCAAAGGTATGGAAGGTAGTACACTGGGCGTTTGGGCTGCTCATGGTGAAGGAAGAGCTTATTTCCCTGATGATAATGTTTTCAATCATATTGTTGGCTCCAACTTGGCACCAGTGAAATATTGCGATGATGATGGCAGACCAACAGATATATATCCTTTCAATCTTAATGGTTCTCCCTTGGGTGTGGCGGCAATTTGTTCGCCAGATGGGCGACATCTTGCGATAATGCCTCATCCAGAACGCTGTTTCTTGATGTGGCAGTTCCCATGGTATCCTAAAAATTGGGATGTTGAAAAGAAAGGTCCAAGTCCCTGGTTGCGCATGTTCCAAAATGCCAGAGAATGGTGCTCATGA
- the LOC142175426 gene encoding uncharacterized protein LOC142175426 yields the protein MTGTHWVSEIKAEHFTPKVDIVVQNEISTGFYNIVCGAGLTSCFLVPLKRKILKLYLTLSRTLLLLVNQLEEFEYLCFTVLNCRGLKPSFDFVSHRVSRI from the exons ATGACTGGGACTCATTGG GTTTCCGAGATAAAAGCAGAACACTTTACACCAAAAGTGGACATTGTTGTTCAAAATGAGATATCAACAGGTTTCTACAATATTGTCTGTGGAGCTGGG TTAACTAGCTGCTTTCTGGTTCCATTAAAGCGGAAAATATTGAAGCTATATCTCACACTTTCAAGGACTCTGCTTTTATTAGTAAACCAGCTGGAGGAATTTGAATATCTGTGCTTTACAGTTCTAAATTGCAGGGGGTTAAAGCCTTCTTTTGATTTTGTTTCTCACCGTGTTAGCCGCATATAG